tatacatagacagaggcagtcgttcaaacagaactgcatggtttaaaatcaggaaagttgtgggtcagagttgtatcatttcaccatacctattgaatctgtatgctcagcaaataatctgagactatatgaagaacggggcatcaggattggaggaagactcattaacaacctgcaatatgcagatgacacaaccttgcttgctgaaagtgaagaggacttgaagcacttactgatgaagatcaaagattacagacttcactatgtattacacctcaacttaaagaaagcaaaaatcctcacaactggagcaataagcaacatcatgagaaatggagaaaagattgaagccatcaaggatttcattgtacttgagcccacaatcaacacccatggaaggagcagtcaagaaaccaaacgatggATCGCAttaggcaaatatgctgcaaaagacctcattaaagtgttactaagcaaagacatcactttgaggactcaggcgcacccgacccaagctatggtattttcagttgcctcagatgcacgtgaaagctggacaatgaagaaggaagtccaaagaagagttgatacatttgaattatgatgttggcaaagaatattgaatataccatggactgccagaagaaggaacaaatctgtcttggaagaagtacaaccagaatgctcactagaagcaaggatggtaagactttatctcacatacactggacacattatcaggtggaaccagtccctggaggagaacatcatgcttggtaaagtagagggtcagcaaaaaagaaaccctcaatgagatggttggacagagtggctgcaacagtgggctgaagcataacaatgattgtgaggatggcacaggactgggcagtgtttcgttctgttgtacatagggtcgctgtcagtcagaaccaactcagcgaCACCACCACCGCCAACATTATGATTGAGTTGAACAGCCAGATGAATTTAAGGAAAATTGATTTATTTACAAGTGTCACAGTTGTCACATAGatttcctttaattttctttgtcttttatcagCTTTAGTAAAGCTTTAACACATTATTTATGCTGTAACCGCTACATCTCTGAATGGACTCCCTTGACGTGATGTGTCACTGACTATGAAATACACCATCTATTTTATACACAAATgggaattagaaaaagaaactCACAGCAATTTATGACACAACGCTACAGTCTCATTGAGTGTAAGGTGAAGTCTAGTTTCCACAGGGGTTAAAGGTGAAAACCTACACGTCTTCGTATTGATGCTATACAGTAGGCTACCTGTTTAACCGTCATGGGTTTTCCAGGTTTATTTTTCCTATGTTCTGCTTTTATACTTTTTAATcccttccttttaatttttttgagatcatgtttttgtttttttatctaatGGGTTTGACTCTCTTTCCCTGCTGCCTACTATAGTGGAGTAGGAATCCTTTCTAGTTGATATaggtggcatttttttctttatatttcaaggatcatattttatattttatttagatgatctctgattttttttttttaatacttatttgCTCTTTTCTTCATGGGTGTAGTGTCCTCTTCCCCTATTGCCCTAAAGATGTTGATTAGGAATGTTGTCTTCTCTCTGTTCACATCACCTTGGGCTCCATTAGGGTCAGACCCTTTAGTGACTCTGTAGTGCCACTTTCCTCTAATTCTGGTGCTTGGTTATTGATTTGAGAGACCCTATTGACCTGACAAATTCTTTGAGAACCGAATGTTCCTCATACTTGACAGGTCCCACGGTGTCCACATCATTCTGGGAGAAGGCTGTGTCCCTGCCTCTACTGGGTCTGAGAGGAGCAGCCCAGCCCCCATGACTCTACTTCTTCCATTCGAGACTAAATTCAATTGCGCAGCATCAGCAACGGGCCCTAAGTGTCCCTAACACTCTGACATTCTGGTTTTAGTTCTTTGTTTCTGCTAAGAAAAACAATATCTGAGCAAACAGAGTGTTTATATCCAGTGTTATCTGAATGATAATTTTACTTATCAGTCTTTACCCTGCCTTAGAATGTTGAGCTGTGTCTCAGGAATAATAATGATTTTTAATGATGTAAACATACATATTTATGAATCATTATGTCACATCAAGTTTTCAAAGCACTTACCATCCCCGAGTATATTGTATTTTATTGCCTTAATGATTATCTCCCATAAATGCCAGATCCCTGTACTTCAGGAATCCTCGGAATTAAGCACAGTGCCCCAAGCCAGCAGCCTCCCCGTGCTCCTGCACACACTGAGGAGATGGCACTTTGCTGAAACAATATGTGGGCTCTTTTAGGACTCCGTGGACTTAGAGGACGTGGCTGTGAACTTCACccaggaagagtgggctttgctgAATGCTGCTCAGAGGAACCTCTACAAAGATGTGATGCTGGAAATCTTCCGGAACATGGCCTCAGTAGGTACGGATAGCatcattcatttactcagtctTTTAGGAAACAAATATATCTTCCATGTGGTCCTTTTTTATTTGGTCCAAGAAATGGGAATGCATTGGAAAAAAGGCAGACAGAGTCCCAGCCCTCGTGGAACTTGAGGTCAGATAGCTTTAACATGAAAACAGAGTTTTATGTATTAAActgactttttatttcttttagttaAAATCTTAAGGTCGCCTAAGTTTATAGGTTTAGTCATTCTCTCCCGTATCACAAAGCACAGAGAGAAGCTTTGTGGTTTTCACCCTGTGAGAGTTCTACTGTAACTAATACGCATTTGACGTGGTCATTTTGCTGCAGTTGAATCTACATTTATCCATCTTCAGCCGCCCAGGCCAAAGCATGGAAGTGCTTCTTGGCCTTCACCGCCCTCCCTCGTCATGAGCTTTCCTCCATGAGCAGAGTGTAAGCCACACACACCCACGTCATCCTTCAGTGGGAACTGGGGACAGTAGAGGGAGGACCCCTCTAGGGCATCTGTGCCTGTGAGCACCAGGAAGACAAAGGTCCTTGGGAGGAACAGGGCTTGGACAAGGGAATGATATTTGGAAATACCAAGTAGAAAAATAGTCTTTTATTTTGGGGATACCATAGATGTCTAGTAGAAAGTGCTTTGCAGTTTATCTTGGCTTCCTTCTTTCACTTTTCATCTCTCCTCACGCTTCCCTTCTCAGGGAAAGACTTTCCCATTTCCACTTTTAAAGGTAGCATTTGGGCATATACATTTTTCTCAATTCCTTCCCACTTTGCTTTTTTGATACTATCCTCTTGATATATCAACACCAGTGTCTGTCATTCTGGAAGTGTTTTTTAGTAGATAGTGTCTGGGTAGCACAAACCGTTAACACACTTACTGCTGACTTAGtgactggaggtttgagtaccCACCCACGGCTCAGAAGAAGGTcgcggtgatctacttccgtaagATCAATCATTGCAAACCCTGTGactcccagttctgctctgagacaCACTGGGTCATCATCAGTGGGGTCGACTCCACAGCCACTGGTTTCTCAGTGGATGGGCTGCCACTGTGACCTATTTTCCCCGTTACCAACGTCCTCGGAATCTTTCTTTGCTCACATGTCCATAATTCCTTATACAATTCATTTCCCTTTCTGTATCACTGTatgaaaagaaattcacaaatggtcttttttttctttccgccATCTTTTCCCCAGGAAATGATATTGTTTACCAATTTTTGCAGATAGTTGTGCTCCAATGAAAACCAGAACATCAAGTCCTCAGCAGGTTATTTTTGGGAATGAACTATCCCACAGAGAGAAAATAATAAGTTTCCTAACAAATGATTCCCAGCCCAATTTGGAAGAAAAAGGGAAACTTCATAACATAGAAGATCAGCCCCAAATCCAGGACAGGAATTTGAGGTGAGTGGCACTCACACAAGAGGAAGGAGTATGCCAGCAGAGTGTTAGACTGtcttgaaattaaagaaaaatataaacgtAGCTAAACAATTGTGTATCAGGGAGAATTTTTGCAAGACAGTGTTTTCATAGATGTGATGTAGATATTGAGGGTCTGAAATATAATTTAGCTGGAAACAGTGGTCAGGAAACCCCATAGTGAGAAACAGTTTGAAAATAATGGCTTTATTCAAGCCCTCAGCCAACCATTCACGTTGTTCCACTTTGAAACAGTGAAGACAGTGCAGAAAGGCAAATGTGGTCATAATAATCATTCGTTTGCCTTTCATCTTTAGGGAATGTGTGAGCGGTCATAGAGGACAGAAAATCCCTGCATGTGAAGTGTGTGGGAAAACGTTTATGCATTCCTCCTCCCTTAAGCTACATTTAAGACGTCACAGTggagaaaaaccttatgaatgtaatgaatgtgggaaagctttcagtTGTCCAACATACTTTCGGGAACATGTGAGAAtgcacactggagagaaaccctatgaatgtaagtaTTGTTGGAGAGCCTTCAGTTTTTACTCATCCCTTCAAGAACATGAGAGAacacacactggagagaaaccctataaatgtaagcagtgtgggaaagccttcactTGTTACTCCTCCCTTCATGGACATGAGAGAATACACAGTAAgcagaaaccttatgaatgtaagcaatgtggcAAAGCCTTCAGTTGTCCCAAATACTTTCGACAACATGTGAAAATGCACAGTggagaaaaaccctatgaatgtaagcaatgtgggaaagTCTACAGTATGTCCACCAACCTTCGACAGCATATGATAACGCACAGTGGCGAGAGACCATATGAATGTAcacaatgtgggaaagccttcagatGGCCTACCTCCTTACGATTACACATGAAAACACACTCTAgcgagaaaccctatgaatgtaaacAGTGTGGAAAAGCCTTCGTGTTTCCTTCATGCTTTCAAAGACACGAGAGAACACACAGTAAAGAGAAGCCCTATGAATGTATGCACTGTGCGAAAGCCTACAAATGCCTTGAATCCCTTCAAGGACACCTGAGGAAACACACTGGAGAGCAACACTAAGAATACAAAGAATGTAGGCAAGTCTTCATTCACCCTTAAAGCCAAGTTGTGCACGCAGGAAAAATCCCTATTGGTGTAAATGGGAAAACCTCCAGGTACAGCAATCCTCTTATTGTATACACGTAAACTCAGAACAGGAAATAAATCTTTTAATTGTTATGTATATGATATTGCCTTTATTTGCACCTCATCCTTCATATGGATCTCttgtattgatttctagtttatgtTTCTAATGTAATCATCTAAGATAATATCCCTCTATGtccttgggtagcacaaatggttaagtgctagactactaattgaaaggtcggcagtcccaATCCACtcggaggtgtcttggaagagagtcctggcaatctgcttccaaaaaccagccattgaaaaccctgtggagcacagttctattctgaaacacccgggatgccatgacttggaatcaactcaacagcaactggtttggtttttatgttctCTTTCAGCTGTACCATATACATTTTGTTATATGAAACTTTAAATATACAGTTACATAAAACTTGTCTCATTTCCATTATGGTGTCTATTGAACttagagatttttttgtttttgtttttttgatgggCAACATGGTGTAATTTTTATAAAGAGTTTTTGATTCCTGTTTGCATTGTGTTTTTGATGTGATAGGTGGTCATGATGATATGAGACATTGCGattgtttaaatttattttctggtCCATATTGGCAGATACGGGAATTGGCTGACTCAATATTGACATTTCCCTTCATTTCTCATTCTTAAAACATATATCTTCCACATTCGTTTGTTGCTAATTGATACCACATCCTATGTTCCTAGCCAGAATTAGTTATTGTACCAAGATTTTGAAAGAGGATGGCCTGGTCAGACTTATGTTTCTATTTTGAGCTTTGCTTATTGTCCTTGACCGTGGTTGAAAATCTGAGACGATGTATTGAGTTTAGAAAAAAGATCTTGTAGCATGAAGATGAAGGTAGGGTACAGGTTGTTCTACAGAATTGGACTGTCAACATGGGTAAAGTTGGGA
This DNA window, taken from Elephas maximus indicus isolate mEleMax1 chromosome 3, mEleMax1 primary haplotype, whole genome shotgun sequence, encodes the following:
- the LOC126071895 gene encoding zinc finger protein 77-like; this encodes MDSVDLEDVAVNFTQEEWALLNAAQRNLYKDVMLEIFRNMASVDSCAPMKTRTSSPQQVIFGNELSHREKIISFLTNDSQPNLEEKGKLHNIEDQPQIQDRNLRECVSGHRGQKIPACEVCGKTFMHSSSLKLHLRRHSGEKPYECNECGKAFSCPTYFREHVRMHTGEKPYECKYCWRAFSFYSSLQEHERTHTGEKPYKCKQCGKAFTCYSSLHGHERIHSKQKPYECKQCGKAFSCPKYFRQHVKMHSGEKPYECKQCGKVYSMSTNLRQHMITHSGERPYECTQCGKAFRWPTSLRLHMKTHSSEKPYECKQCGKAFVFPSCFQRHERTHSKEKPYECMHCAKAYKCLESLQGHLRKHTGEQH